Sequence from the Argopecten irradians isolate NY chromosome 12, Ai_NY, whole genome shotgun sequence genome:
tccttcagtattttctgagaaatagcggtaacaaattttaattatcaaaatccaagatggcggccatcttgttcaccgatcggtctcaaaatgcaatatgcacaactagggctctaggtgaacttacatatgaaatttgaagaagatcccttcagtattttctgagaaatagcggtaacaaaaaaCGGATGGATGGACgtacgacggaccacggacaaaaggcgatttgaatagaccaccatctgatgatgatgggcTAAAAATGCACCTATAGCAACCATCATACATGATTAATAATTTGAGTGCCCTTGTGATATAACACTATGAGTAATATACCCTGGAATTATTTCCACAATTATCCATAGGGGTAACATATATGATCCATAACTTATAATTACCGTTGTCATCATCTGTTATTCttaatatttgacattttgaaatCAACTTGCCTTGTGGATTTTtaacagaaatttaaaaaaagcatTGTATTATACTTGTAGGACTTTGTGGGCTTATAAAGAGAGCCAATGGAAAAAATtggggccacggtggccgagtggttaatgtcccgatatattaccacaagccctccacctctgggatgcaggttcgaatcccatgtggggtagttgcTCGGtcgctggttggtggtttttctccgggtagtCCGGCTTTCTTCTACCAaaaaatctggcacgtccttacatgaccctggctgtaaataggactaATAAATTTAGTAGTAAATTAGTAGtaaattaaactaataaaataaaaaataaatacaaggacatagtcattcagatcccccgccaatggagatatcaaagctgaagtaagtttgattgtggagacttatgtgtatgaaaaaaaacaggaaaaaggaagttgagctaaagaaagatggagtataattcaagtagagcggggctgcaattgttgaatcaggtatacagccttgacatttatattagactatatacacaaagatgggtggagttttgcaaagtaacatttaccatttaccatgatattttcagcaatgtttccatggtaacggaaaaagtgcaaaaaatgaaaacctaaaaatagcaaaaggtactactagaccatataaaaagaatgtgtctatgaaagtttcgtggaaatatctctgctggttttagagttatgctccggaaatgaacctgctacaaaaatatgatattttcagcaatgtttctatggttacagaaaaaagcacaaaaagtgaaaacctaaaaatagcaaaaggcactactagaccataagactaatgtgtctatggagttccgtgcatatatctcaaccggttttccagttatgctgcagaaacgaacctggtacaaaaatatgatattttcagcaatgtttccatggttacggaaaaattaacaaaaaatgaaaacctgaaaatagcaaaaggcactactagaccataagaacaatgtgtctatgaagtttcatggaaatatctctgctgggtttagagttatgctccagaaacgattcttacacaaaaatctgccattttaagcaatgtttccatggttacagaaaaaagtacaaaaagcaaaatgaaaaccttaaaatagcaaaaggcactactagaccataagaccaatgtgtctatgaagttttgtggaaatatctcttctggttttagagttatgctccggaaatgaacctggtacaaaaatatgatattttcagcaatgtttccatggttacggaaaaaatgcaaaaattgaaaaccttaaaatagcaaaaggcactactagaccataagaccaatgtgtgtatgaagtttcatggaaaaatctcttctggttttagagttatgctccggaaaccattcctacggacggacagacggacggaacccatttgtatatccccgccaacttcgttgggcgggggataaaaatatACCAATGAAAAAACTGTGACAAtgataaatgaaatgaattatgGATGTTATTGATTTCTTATCTTATttctacatgtacaaacacCACCAGAATTGGGtgaaatcacaaaaaataatttactcCTTTCTAATCTAAAGGATCTCTAGATCTATactttttttaatctttatGACTCAATTGGACACATCCCTAGGCCTGTTATAGTTAGTTTATGGGACTGGTCCCTGTTTTAGGGTCCCTGCATGAACATTCTCCCTTCCTTTAGTCACTCTCACTATCACTTTGAGTGAGGTCAATAACAGCGCAGTCATTGTCATCAGAGAGTTTGTCATTGTCATCAGAATGCTTGTCGCTGTCATCAAAAAGCTTGTTACTGCCTAATGTTTTCTTATCTACAAGATACATAGTGATATCTGTTGTCAATCTCTTTTTATTTCTCTCTTGCAATGCATGTTGAATCTTATCGAGTCTTGACCTCGCGCTTAGCCTTTTCGAACTTTCATTACTGCTGCTTGACGACGATGATGAGTCTGATTCATcgtcagtatcgtcatcatctATAATCATCACATCATTGTCCTTAACTGATGAATCACACAGGTCTTTAACTTTACGGATTTCCTGACTTGGTGGTAACGTGATGTCGCTATCGGAGTCATTACCGTGGACACTTGCTACATCTGCCTTGTTAGGGTTTGATTCTTGATCGTCCGATTCGGAATCAGAATCTAGAATAGCTATAACCAAATCATTAGTTTCTGTATTCGCTAGAAGTTTTGATGAAGGTTTTTGTGGAGACCGTTGATATTGCTGCCTATTTTGTTTTGATTCTGTCTCCATGTCTTCCTGAACTTCCACTAAAATGGTATCTGGTTGAGGACTAGTATCTAACACACACTGACACAGACTACGGGACGTCCCTGGCGTGTCACATGACGACAACCTGTGAACATTGTTCTTGTTCACATAAGAACGAATGTCCCCTGCCTGACACACATGTGAAACTGAGGGCACAGTCTGAATATCGCTTGCATCTTTACCACAACATTTTTCACCATAGTCTTGTGTGAGATCTGTAACCTCAAAACCATCAGAATTCTCAGACAAAACTTGTTTTTCCGAATCTTCCCTACTTTCTATACTGATTTTCGTTTGTTGTTTATCCATCAATAACACACCACTTTCACTACACTTGGAATCATCACATTTCTGACTTTGCTTTTTCACCTCCATGTCATTCCCTATTTTTGCCTGAACACCATTAACTATTTGACATTCATCTCTCTCCATGTCTCCCTCAGTAAACCAGTCATTACTGTCCTCAAACAGGTCATAACTACCATCTCTCTTCCATTCTTTAGATTTACCATTAGATGTCACACTTTTGGATTGTTCTGTCACAGTTATAGATGTTATGTCAGAGGAGACAGAACAGTTGTTTGATGTATTAGCCATTTTGTTCCTGATACACTGAGGACTTTTCCCATCACTAAGTTCTGTATTGAGATCTAAATTCACTGTGACaccacagtctgtgttatcttCCTCCAGTAGTTTGTCCTCATACATGACACTCTGACTTAGTGAGTTGGAGCCCTCCAGGTCTTCACCTCCCTCAGACACTACATTGCCTCTTCCTTTAGAGTTCACACCAGACTCTGTGTCACATGTCTCCTTCCCTGAATATTTCTGACTTGCATTCTGTTCCTGAGAACTATCAACGTCCCCCTGATAGCCCTCCTGACACTTCAAACTTTCATCAGAAGCTGCTTTAGTACTTATGTCCTTACTATGACTAGATTTCCCACAGACAGTGTCTGATTTGTCCAGATTATTCTGGTCAGTCTCCATGTTCTCTTTTTTTGAGTTTGATTCTTCTTCTCCGAAATCTGGAACGTCTGGAGATTCCCAGGCCTGCTGTCCAACTGTCTGCTCCTGATCTTCCAGAAAAGTCACTCGGAAAGATTTTACTTCCTGTGATGAACTCTGGGAATCAATGGCATCCAACAGACTCTGTGGAGGGGTTGATAATGTATCTCCATGGAGACGGCTGtaaatagaaatgaaaacatgtcacctgagatgaacaacaaaacaacaataacatcaaAGATATTAGACACTACAAACAGCATTTGGTATTCAAGACAACTTCAAACACCTAAACATACTGGGCatgagatttttatttttgtggagggctttttttcttcaaatatctTAATTTATATAGTCTATTTTATCATGTAACAAGCAATTagtaaatgtaattttctgAATGTAAACTTCACttcatttataattatgatgtgTTCATTGTGGTTTTAtcataattgtttgttttccaCAATGTTAAGAAAACAAAATCGTAGTTGATTCCAGAGGGATACTTAAAATGTCTGAGTTTTTCCCCATCAAACCCTTCTAACCTGACATCTTCCTGATCGTCACTCGAGTCACACAGCAGTCCAGTCTCGCTCATCTCACTGTCGTCATGGTTACTACCAGCGTAGGAGCTATGTGCGTCGGATAGTTCACTCTTCATCGGAGTAACAGCTTCCTGTGGTGATATCGGGGGAACTCTCCCACAGTCTCCAGCTGCTTGGCTCTTCACAGGCGTGACATTACCTTGCTCATTATTCCTGATTCTCTTGAGGTCGGGAGATCCAAACACAAGGTCATCAGAGTCACTGGAACCTATAGGACAAATAAACAGTACCATGTAGTATATGATCAGGAGTCAGGATTGTGTACATGATACAGGACTTTAAATAAGTAAGCATTCATTTGATGAGATTTAACTTATtatttgaagtttgtaactTCACCAGCCTCGACATATCTAAGATTCTTttcatcacataactacaaGAACCTGCAACTTGAAGGTCTTGAAGCCAAAATGTGTTGCAATATGGAGGCGTCCATTCTATCACACCATCCACAAAAATCAACTTATATCATGTGATAACTTACTTGTGTCATACCCCATAATTATTCCTTATCCAtggtttgtttttaaataatcaCTTTAAAAAACCATGCAATAGTGATATGAACTCACATTTATGTGTGTATCTTGTATATTTTCGTTTCTTTTTCCTCTTTTTAAGTGTACCAAACACTCTGCTAACTGCTTCCTGTTTATGCTCTATATGGTCTAAATTAAGGAAATGATTTAACCTCTTCTGCACCTGAAACAGTCAAAGTTTGCCATTTTATTTagtcatgatacatgtatacagcagactGTGATCTATCACACAAActccaagaaaaaaaaagtgaaacTCAAGGGCCCAATGGCCTCAACTTGCTCACCTGCTACAGTAACTATACTTGCTTACCATGGTGCATACTAAAGCTTAAGAGAATCAATTAAGATTTTTCCATGTTTAAACCATAATTATAGTAACTTCCAGTGATAGCCAATCTAATctacttgaacaaacttgataacctttcattccagcatgctgcaggcctaatatcagatctctaggtcttttagttattgagaagaagtaatttttaatttttccaaTTATGTCCTTGACTGTCATTCATGGtaattcatttcaacaaacttggtagaccttcatcccaccatgctacatgcccattatgaatttttttttttttaagaaaaagttgtttaaaggaaaAAGGTTGATAACAGATGGCAGGCGCTGCACCACAACATTTTGCAAAGCCAggtttcaaaaatatttgatcTTAAGAAAGTTATGATTGtgaaaaataaagttttcaGGAAAATTTTCAACATATGGTCAAACACCATGGCAAGACTTCCAGCTATCTGAGTGagttaactttatttttaattggTGATTATAATATACATCTGTTAAAACAATCGTGTAATTCTACAAATCTGACATGGATAAAGTATAGAGAGATAAAATATCTTTGCTACAAAGTAGTATTATAGGTTAGCCAATATGAGCCTAACTGTGTATTATGTAGTAGCacttttatacaaataaatgtcCGAACGTTTACAGCTCAATCAGCATGTTGCCTCTGGTTTCAGTAGTATGTCTGTATTATAGCTGCTATATAATGCCTGCATACCTCCCATAGACATGCATGAATCGGTGTCTCGTCTGGGTCAGAGGTGAAGATTCCCTGCAAGTCAGCGATCTGCTCATATAGTTTCACTTTGGCTTTGGACACATGAATCTGCAAAAGTCACACATAttctgactgtaacattaattaacggtatgttttattttagtttgGGATACTCATTCTTCAAATAAAATAGCCAGGGTTAGACATAGATTTAATCAACACTCTTTAATTATACCGGAAAATGATACtttattattgttatacctTTTGAGACATCCTTGTCGAGATTTCCTTGAGGAGATGTTCATGTCCGTATGTAGATCTCGGGGTAAAATGGACGACATGACTTTGACCTTTGGTTATCCATTCTTTAACCATACCAGTGACAGCTTCCACACAGTCCTGTCGGCTAGGAATGTGGAAACAGTCGGGGTGAcaaaacgttgtgtccacatacAGACTCTGGATTGACTTTActctgaaaataacaaaattaaatttcagtTGAAAATGACAATTATTGTTAACTTAAATAACTACCTGCCTAAATGCAAAAGAAATGCAGAATGTTTTATATCTTTTACAGAACcactttataattatttaatttcaaaccTCTATTAAAGGCCTACTACCTCTTCGAACAAAGATTTCAGATCCCTTCCGTAAtcaatgtaaacaacaaagattttagatcccctctgtaatctatgttaacatcaaagatttaagatcccctctgtaatctatataaacaacaaagatttcagatcccctctgtaatctatgtaaacgACAAAGATTTAAGATCCCCTCCGTAAtcaatgtaaacaacaaagatttaagatcccctctgtaatctatgttaacaacaaagatttaagatcccctctgtaatctatttaaacaacaaagatttaagatcccctccgtaatctatgtaaacaacaaagatttcagATCCCCtccgtaatctatgtaaacaacaaagatttaagatcccctctgtaatctatgtaaacaacaaagatttaagatcccctctgtaatctatgtaaacaacaaagatttaagatcccctctgtaatctatgtaaacaacaaagatttcagatcccctctgtaatctatgtaaacaacaaagatttaagatcccctctgtaatctatgtaaacaacaaagatttaagatcccctctgtaatctatgtaaacaacaaagatttaagatcccctctgtaatctatgtaaacaacaaagatttaagatcccctctgtaatctatgtaaacaacaaagattttaGATCCCtccgtaatctatgtaaacaacaaagatttaagatcccctccgtaatctatgtaaacaacaaagatttaagatcccctctgtaatctatgtaaacaacaaagatttaagatcccctccgtaatctatgtaaaacaacaaagatttaagatcccctcctgtaatctatgtaaacaacaaagatttcagATCCCCtccgtaatctatgtaaacaacaaagatttcagATCCCtccgtaatctatgtaaacaacaaagattttaAGATCCCCtccgtaatctatgtaaacaacaaagattttaAGATCCCCtccgtaatctatgtaaacaacaaagatttaagatcccctccgtaatctatgtaaacaacaaagattttaagatcccctctgtaatctatgtaaacaacaagatttaagatcccctctgtaatctatgtaaacaacaaagatttaagatcccctccgtaatctatgtaaacaacaaagatttaagatcccctctgtaatctatgtaaacaacaaagatttaagatccctctgtaatctatgtaaacaacaaagatttcagATCCCCtccgtaatctatgtaaacaacaaagattttaGATCCCCtccgtaatctatgtaaacaacaaagatttaagatcccctctgtaatctatgtaaacaacaaagatttcagATCCCCtccgtaatctatgtaaacaacaaagatttaagatcccctctgtaatctatgtaaacaacaaagatttcagATCCCTCtcgtaatctatgtaaacaacaaagattttaGATCCCTCTCCGTAATCTATGtaaaacaacaaagatttcagatccctctgtaatctatgtaaacaacaaagatttaagatccctctcgtaatctatgtaaacaacaaagattttaagatcccctctgtaatctatgtaaacaacaaagatttaagatcccctctgtaatctatgtaaacaacaaagatttaagatcccctctgtaatctatgtaaacaacaaagatttcagatcccctctgtaatctatgtaaacaacaaagatttcagATCCCCTccgtaatctatgttaaacaacaaagatttcagATCCCCTCCTgttaatctatgtaaacaacaaagatttcagATCCCTCCGTAATCTATGTAAAACAACAAAGATTATGTAATCCCCCCAAAGATTTTATCCcctgtaatctatgtaaacaacaaagatttaagatcccctccgtaatctatgtaaaaaacaaagaaagatCCCCTCTGTAATATTAAACAACAAAGATAAGATCCCctctgtaatctatgtaaacaacaaagatttcagATCCCCTccatctatgtaaacaacaaagtaatctatgtaaacaacaaagatttaagatcccctctgtaatctatgtaaacaacaaagataaTTTAAGATCCCCtccgtaatctatgtaaacaacaaagatttcagATCCCtccgtaatctatgtaaacaacaaagatttcagatcccctctgtaatctatgtaaacaacaaagatttaagatTCCCtccgtaatctatgtaaacaacaaagatttaagatcccctctgtaatctatgtaaacaacaaagatttaagatcccctccataatctatgtaacaacaaagatttaagatcccctctgtaatctatgtaaacaacaaagatttcagatcccctctgtaatctatgtaaacaacaaagatttcagatccctctgtaatctatgtaaacaagaaagatttaagatcccctctgtaatcaatgtaaacaacaaagatttcagATCCCTTCcataatctatgttaacaacaaagatttcagatcccctctgtaatctatgtaaacaacaaagatttcagatcccctctgtaatctatgtaaacaacaaagatttcagatccctctgtaatctatgtaaacaacaaagatttaagatccCTCTGTAATCtatatgtaaacaacaaagatttcagatcccctctgtaatctatgtaaacaacaaagatttaagatcccatctgtaatctatgtaaacaacaaagattttaagatcccctctgtaatctatgtaaacaacaaagatttcagATCCCCcttaatctatgtaaacaacaaagattcagatcccctctgtaatctatgtaaacaacaaagatttcagatcccctctgtaatctatgtaaacaacaaagatttaagatcccctctgtaatctatgtaaacaacaaagatttcagATCCCCTCCgttaatctatgtaaacaacaaagatttctGATCCCCtgtgtaatctatgtaaacaacaaagatttcagatcccctctgtaatctatgttaacaacaaagatttaagatccCCTGTAATCTAGGTaatcaatgtaaacaaacaaagattCAAAGATCAGATCCCCTTcctgtaatctatgtaaacaacaaagatttaagatcccctccgtaatctatgttaacaacaACATTTCAGATCCCTcctgtaatctatgtaaacaacaagaTTTAAGATCCCTGtataatctatgttaacaacaAAGAATTTCAGATCCCCTATAATCTAACAACAAAGATTTCAGATCCCCTcagtaatctatgtaaacaacaaagatttcaaGATCCCTcttgtaatctatgtaaacaaaacaaagatttaagatcccgtgtaatctatgtaaacaacaaagatttcagatccctctgtaatctatgtaaacaacaaagatttaagatcccctctgtaatctatgtaaacaacaaagatttaagatcccctctgtaatctatgtaaacaacaaagatttaagatcccctctgtaatctatgtaaacaacaaagatttcagATCCCCTgttaatctatgtaaacaacaaagatttcagATCCCTTCcataatctatgtaaacaagaaagatttaagatcccctctgtaatcaatgtaaacaacaaagatttcagatcccctctgtaatctatgttaacaacaaagatttaagatcccctgtgtaatctatgtaaacaacaaagatttcagATCCCCTCcataatctatgtaaacaacaaagatttaagatcccctccgtaatctatgtaaacaacaaagatttaagatcccctctgtaatctatgtaaacaacaaagatttcagATCCCTTCTGtttaatctatgtaaacaacaaagatttcagatcccctctgtaatctatgtaaacaagaaagatttaagatcccctctgtaatcaatgtaaacaacaaagatttcagatcccctctgtaatctatgtaaacaacaaagatttcagatcccctctgtaatctatgtaaacaacaaagatttcagatcccctctgtaatctatgtaaacaacaaagatttaagatcccctccgtaatctatgtaaacaacaaagatttcagatcccctctgtaatctatgtaaacaacaaagatttaagatcccctctgtaatctatgtaaacaacaaagatttaagatcccctgttaatctatgtaaacaacaaagatttcagatcccctctgtaatctatgtaaacaacaaagatttaagatcccctctgtaatctatgtaaacaacaaagatttcagatcccctctgtaatctatgtaaacaacaaagatttcagATCCCCTccgtaatctatgttaacaacaAAGATTTCAGATCCCCtccgtaatctatgtaaacaacaaagatttcagATCCCCtccgtaatctatgtaaacaacaaagatttcagATCCCCTCTGTTAATCAAGAAATATTTAAGATGTtaaagtaaacaacaaagatttcagATCCCTtctgtaatctatgtaaacaacaaagatttaagatcccctctgtaatctatgtaaacaacaaagatttaagatcccctccgtaatctatgtaaacaacaaagatttaagatcccctctgtaatctatgtaaacaacaaagatttaagatcccctctgtaatctatgtaaacaacaaagatttaagatcccctctgtaaatctatgtaaacaacaaagatttcagATCCCCCTCCGTgtatctatgtaaacaacaaagatttaagatcccctctgtaatctatgtaaacaacaaagatttaagatcccctcctgtaatctatgttaaacaacaaagatttcagatcccctctgtaatctatgtaaacaacaaagatttaagatcccctccgtaatctatgtaaacaacaaagatttaagatcccctctgtaatctatgtaaacaacaaagatttcagatcccctctgtaatctatgtaaacaacaaagatttaagatcccctccgtaatctatgtaaacaacaaagatttaagatccACCAGtctgtaatctatgtaaacaacaaagatttaagatccctttccgtaatctatgtaaacaacaaagaatttaagatcccctctgtaatctatgtaaacaacaaagatttaagatcccctccgtaatctatgtaaacaacaaagatttaagatcccctctgtaatctatgttaacaacaaagatttcagatcccctctgtaatctatgtaaacaacaaagatttaagatcccctctgtaatctatgtaaacaacaaagattttttAGATCCCCtccgtaatctatgtaaacaacaaagaatTTAAAGATCCCCAAAccgtaatctatgtaaacaacaaaagatttaagatcccctctgtaatctatgtaaacaacaaagatttcag
This genomic interval carries:
- the LOC138336493 gene encoding LOW QUALITY PROTEIN: dentin sialophosphoprotein-like (The sequence of the model RefSeq protein was modified relative to this genomic sequence to represent the inferred CDS: substituted 1 base at 1 genomic stop codon) is translated as MSCFKGRMSEYRNVSLDRFDGPNLQSTAYFLSHLHEDHTVGLSLPSFISRLKGSSDVYLYCSDVTKVLLIETPKYQHLERYIKTLPVNQPVTISIPQTSSCKVDFVQVTLLPAAHCPGSVMFLFEGSEGTVLYTGDFRWESNHVSKVAALHTGERVKSIQSLYVDTTFCHPDCFHIPSRQDCVEAVTGMVKEWITKGQSHVVHFTPRSTYGHEHLLKEISTRMSQKIHVSKAKVKLYEQIADLQGIFTSDPDETPIHACLWEVCRHYIAAIIQTLFQVQKRLNHFLNLDHIEHKQEAVSRVFGTLKKRKKKRKYTRYTHKCSSDSDDLVFGSPDLKRIRNNEQGNVTPVKSQAAGDCGRVPPISPQEAVTPMKSELSDAHSSYAGSNHDDSEMSETGLLCDSSDDQEDVSRLHGDTLSTPPQSLLDAIDSQSSSQEVKSFRVTFLEDQEQTVGQQAWESPDVPDFGEEESNSKKENMETDQNNLDKSDTVCGKSSHSKDISTKAASDESLKCQEGYQGDVDSSQEQNASQKYSGKETCDTESGVNSKGRGNVVSEGGEDLEGSNSLSQSVMYEDKLLEEDNTDCGVTVNLDLNTELSDGKSPQCIRNKMANTSNNCSVSSDITSITVTEQSKSVTSNGKSKEWKRDGSYDLFEDSNDWFTEGDMERDECQIVNGVQAKIGNDMEVKKQSQKCDDSKCSESGVLLMDKQQTKISIESREDSEKQVLSENSDGFEVTDLTQDYGEKCCGKDASDIQTVPSVSHVCQAGDIRSYVNKNNVHRLSSCDTPGTSRSLCQCVLDTSPQPDTILVEVQEDMETESKQNRQQYQRSPQKPSSKLLANTETNDLVIAILDSDSESDDQESNPNKADVASVHGNDSDSDITLPPSQEIRKVKDLCDSSVKDNDVMIIDDDDTDDESDSSSSSSSSNESSKRLSARSRLDKIQHALQERNKKRLTTDITMYLVDKKTLGSNKLFDDSDKHSDDNDKLSDDNDCAVIDLTQSDSESDXRKGECSCRDPKTGTSPIN